A section of the Oryzias latipes chromosome 10, ASM223467v1 genome encodes:
- the LOC101160002 gene encoding beta-crystallin A1, protein MYRTTRSPMMQPLVNSGMGMAPFFKVTVFEQEHFQGKYLEFTSECCNIQECGMDNIRSIRVESGAWVGFEHHDFQGQQFILERGEYPHWDAYSGSLSYHVERLMSLRPIYCASHQSSRMTIYERENFMGRCVEVCDDYPSLQAMGWMMPEVGSMHVQCGAFVCYQYPGYRGQQYIMECERHSGDYQHWRNWGSHCQTPQIQSIRRIQH, encoded by the exons ATGTACAGAACTACAAGGTCCCCAATGATGCAGCCGCTGGTCAACTCAGGAATGGGCATGGCTCCTTTCTTTAAG GTGACTGTGTTCGAGCAGGAGCACTTCCAGGGAAAGTACCTGGAGTTTACCTCTGAGTGCTGCAACATCCAGGAGTGTGGAATGGACAATATTCGCTCCATCAGAGTGGAGAGTGGGGC ctGGGTGGGTTTCGAGCACCACGATTTCCAGGGCCAGCAGTTCATCCTGGAGAGAGGAGAGTATCCCCACTGGGACGCCTACAGCGGCTCCCTGTCCTACCACGTGGAGCGCCTCATGTCTCTGCGCCCCATCTACTGCGCA TCCCACCAGAGCAGCCGCATGACCATCTATGAGAGGGAGAACTTCATGGGTCGCTGCGTGGAGGTCTGTGATGACTACCCTTCTCTGCAGGCCATGGGCTGGATGATGCCTGAGGTTGGCTCTATGCACGTGCAGTGCGGCGC CTTTGTGTGCTACCAGTACCCTGGCTACAGGGGCCAGCAGTACATCATGGAGTGTGAGAGACACAGTGGAGACTACCAGCACTGGAGGAACTGGGGCTCTCACTGTCAGACCCCCCAGATCCAGTCCATCAGGCGTATCCAGCACTGA
- the LOC105354892 gene encoding uncharacterized protein LOC105354892 isoform X2, which yields MYTLQKPDFEVLLLAELQRQQRCKHLCDVLLKAKDASVPVHGCILSALSPSIYSALSSLPPPAGQSWLLEFPTLGASTLLHLVSLFYTGRMTGVAENEKQEAISAAAMLGIHGLVEVIETDDRRRAELCRCKEVEVQTEPRRREEDEGQRGRWRREVVEGNTYLWKETLSGVGKEVWTQTEETNAAPLVLPLASFEAVEVGAFQNVTQPDYPQCVPVAVFCPPKDNQPHQFSCSTPPAGAKEASHSAALVPARTDPPPLTHFSQQMLSETPEPQSSWTGSQGPDRDAVAAEESEDEDFEHFQDNIPGFINYFVNKSKEQDQGHRRRGRGGQRGERAARSGQQRVRRPRGRPRGSRGQRTGTQIVVDVPTVKISRLQKMFLHRWGVKTPRTGQGGGTVGKMLCLKTRDGLTPTRRQRGCSQAWKLSPIKKDQPRIMGGERSSLRQQKSLQENQTQVSRNRSSSVSVPSSSSSTRPMQTSSAHTSLPHAAPHAPGASPILHTTPLPPQEEQPEHIDRLLEEVMMGLHILPEDNNTPAQQQCPLPISSNTLDSSQTRSKQQDPPTGSEGPVLQQQFEGELNEILDSFLQSFEQHVESCRVREDCEESNANSSDASRRCTVQTQTRSSSDPQEQEAGQVRSSQAAINGHHSRSPQAEPSEAPAVGDVLSIDSQKATKKTRKRKRAKTFMLSLEKKVQKKRKKDAEAKSVNEQADNRQKHSSKTLENKAQNSLPPEKCLCDHVSRGLKVYPIRSRKTRELSEELPLAEESPPAEQGHRSRRGRKRAQSPILSNEAEETVQVDSGNDSDDQAEDHQEEREEDFTLLLRKDLEDPTLGGRKREAACEETSHTSTIRKRPCIDQTPPLARETLSPSFGPEDLSSTEQDEVIDVETVSLRSESDYLQDTKLKEEEKLGQVIRMEIKSSDDDDDEIIDLEGDQEEQGSLI from the exons ATGTACACCCTCCAAAAGCCTGATTTTGAAGTCCTCCTCCTTGCTGAGCTGCAGCGACAACAACGGTGCAAACATTTGTGTGATGTATTACTCAAGGCGAAAG ATGCTTCAGTGCCCGTGCACGGCTGCATTCTGTCAGCTCTCAGTCCCTCCATCTACTCGGCTCTCTCCTCCTTGCCGCCTCCTGCAGGACAGAGTTGGCTCCTGGAGTTCCCAACTTTGGGTGCCTCCACCTTGCTCCACCTGGTCAGTCTCTTTTACACGGGAAGGATGACAGGAGTGGCAGAAAACGAGAAGCAGGAGGCCATTTCTGCTGCGGCTATGCTAGGAATCCATGGATTGGTGGAAGTGATTGAAACAGATGACAGAAGGAGGGCAGAGCTGTGTCGCTGCAAAGAGGTAGAAGTACAAACAGAACCccggaggagggaggaggatgagggGCAACGGGGTAGGTGGAGGCGAGAGGTGGTGGAAGGGAACACTTACCTTTGGAAAGAGACACTGTCGGGTGTTGGAAAAGAGGTGTGGACTCAAACAGAAGAGACAAACGCAGCCCCCCTTGTTCTTCCACTGGCTTCCTTTGAGGCAGTTGAGGTGGGGGCCTTTCAGAATGTAACACAACCAGATTACCCTCAGTGTGTCCCTGTTGCTGTATTCTGCCCTCCAAAGGACAACCAGCCTCACCAGTTTTCATGCTCCACCCCTCCAGCTGGTGCTAAAGAAGCCTCTCATTCTGCTGCACTGGTGCCAGCCAGGAcagaccccccaccccttaCTCATTTTTCCCAACAGATGTTGTCAGAGACCCCTGAGCCTCAGAGCAGCTGGACTGGTTCTCAGGGGCCAGACAGAGATGCAGTGGCAGCGGAAGAGTCAGAGGACGAGgactttgaacattttcaagacAACATCCCCGGATTCATCAACTACTTTGTGAACAAAAGCAAAGAGCAAGACCAGGGACACAGGAGGAGAGGCAGGGGGGGGCAGAGAGGTGAGCGTGCAGCCAGATCAGGTCAGCAGAGAGTCAGGAGACCGCGAGGGAGGCCCCGCGGCTCAAGAGGGCAGAGAACGGGGACTCAAATAGTGGTGGATGTGCCGACTGTGAAGATAAGCAGGCTGCAGAAGATGTTTCTACATAGGTGGGGGGTAAAAACACCCAGGACGGGTCAGGGCGGAGGAACGGTTGGCAAGATGTTGTGTCTGAAGACTAGAGATGGTTTGACACCAACAAGGAGACAGAGAGGATGCAGCCAGGCGTGGAAGCTCAGCCCGATCAAAAAGGATCAGCCGAGGATCATGGGAGGGGAAAGGAGCTCCCTCCGTCAGCAG AAAAGTCTTCAGGAGAACCAAACCCAGGTTTCCAGGAACAGATCATCCTCCGTTTCTGTTCCCTCATCATCCTCCTCCACCAGACCCATGCAGACATCTTCAGCTCACACCTCACTTCCCCATGCTGCCCCCCACGCGCCCGGGGCGTCGCCCATCCTCCACACcacccctcttcctcctcaggagGAGCAGCCCGAGCACATTGACCGTCTTCTGGAGGAGGTCATGATGGGGCTTCATATTTTACCAGAGGACAACAACACACCTGCACAGCAACAGTGTCCTCTTCCAATCAGCAGCAACACTCTTGATTCCTCGCAAACCCGTAGCAAGCAGCAGGACCCCCCCACGGGCTCGGAGGGGCCGGTTTTGCAGCAGCAGTTTGAAGGAGAGCTGAATGAAATTCTGGACAGTTTTCTACAATCCTTTGAGCAGCACGTTGAGAGCTGTCGTGTCAGAGAGGATTGTGAGGAGAGTAATGCCAACTCCTCAGATGCCAGCCGGCGTTGCACCGTCCAGACTCAAACCAGGAGCTCGAGCGACCCTCAGGAACAGGAAGCTGGACAGGTCAGAAGTTCTCAGGCAGCCATAAACGGACATCATTCGCGATCGCCGCAGGCAGAGCCGAGTGAAGCCCCTGCTGTTGGTGACGTCCTCTCTATAGATTCCCAGAAAGctacaaagaaaacaagaaaaaggaaaagggcAAAGACCTTTATGCTCTCACTGGAGAAGAAAGttcagaaaaagaggaagaaggacGCAGAGGCCAAAAGTGTCAATGAGCAGGCAGACAATCGGCAGAAACACAGCAGCAAGACTCTAGAAAATAAG gcCCAGAACAGTTTACCTCCTGAAAAATGCCTGTGTGACCACGTGTCCAGAGGCTTAAAGGTTTATCCAATCCGAAGCAGAAAAACCAGAGAGCTCTCTGAG gAACTCCCTCTAGCTGAAGAATCCCCCCCAGCAGAGCAAGGTCACAGGTCAAGAAGAGGCAGAAAAAGAGCTCAATCTCCCATCCTGTCTAATGAAGCAGAGGAGACAGTTCAGGTGGATTCTGGGAATGACTCAGATGACCAAGCAGAGGATCATCAAGAGGAACGTGAGGAAGACTTTACCCTGCTGCTACGTAAAGATCTTGAAGATCCGACACTCGGGGGAAGAAAGAGGGAAGCAGCATGTGAGGAAACGAGTCACACTTCCACCATACGCAAAAGGCCTTGCATTGACCAGACGCCGCCGCTTGCTCGGGAAACACTCTCACCATCTTTTGGACCTGAGGACCTCTCCTCTACAGAGCAGGACGAAGTCATCGATGTGGAAACGGTTTCTCTGAGAAGCGAGAGCGATTATCTCCAAGACACAAAACTAAAGGAAGAAGAGAAGTTGGGACAGGTGATAAGAATGGAGATAAAGAGCagcgatgatgatgatgatgagatcATCGATTTGGAAGGAGATCAGGAGGAGCAGGGGAGTCTCATTTAG
- the LOC101159514 gene encoding beta-crystallin B1, which translates to MSSGDSKAKASSQTDGKAAQGKKSEMGMMSYRMYVFDQENFQGRMIEINNECMNVCEMGMDRVRSLRIECGPFVGFEQMNFCGEMYILEKGEYPRWDSWSNCQRNDYLLSFRPVRMDPEKHKICLYEVGEFKGRKMEIMDDDVPSLFSYGFTDRVGSIMVSCGTWVGYQFPGYRGSQYLLEKGDYRHFNEYGARHPQFQSVRRIRDMQWHPHGCYTMASK; encoded by the exons ATGTCCAGTGGAGATTCCAAGGCCAAGGCTTCTTCCCAGACTGATGGGAAAGCTGCTCAGGGCAAGAAGTCTGAGATGGGAATGATGTCCTACAGG ATGTATGTGTTCGATCAGGAGAATTTCCAGGGCCGCATGATTGAGATCAACAACGAGTGCATGAATGTGTGTGAGATGGGCATGGACCGCGTGCGCTCCCTGCGTATTGAGTGTGGACC CTTCGTGGGATTCGAGCAGATGAACTTCTGTGGTGAGATGTACATCCTGGAGAAGGGAGAGTACCCCCGCTGGGACTCCTGGAGCAACTGCCAGAGGAACGACTACCTCCTGTCCTTCAGGCCTGTCAGAATG GACCCTGAGAAGCACAAGATCTGCTTGTACGAGGTGGGAGAGTTCAAGGGCCGCAAGATGGAGATCATGGACGATGACGTTCCCAGTCTTTTCTCCTACGGCTTCACTGACAGAGTTGGCAGCATCATGGTCAGCTGCGGAAC CTGGGTGGGATACCAGTTCCCTGGATATCGTGGCAGCCAGTACCTGCTGGAGAAGGGTGACTACAGGCACTTCAACGAGTATGGCGCTCGCCATCCTCAGTTCCAGTCTGTGAGACGTATTCGTGACATGCAGTGGCACCCACATGGCTGCTACACCATGGCCAGCAAGTGA
- the LOC105354892 gene encoding uncharacterized protein LOC105354892 isoform X1: MKKYVFLRKLLFCVCLCCGRENLEEDRDFCRRKRRWGMYTLQKPDFEVLLLAELQRQQRCKHLCDVLLKAKDASVPVHGCILSALSPSIYSALSSLPPPAGQSWLLEFPTLGASTLLHLVSLFYTGRMTGVAENEKQEAISAAAMLGIHGLVEVIETDDRRRAELCRCKEVEVQTEPRRREEDEGQRGRWRREVVEGNTYLWKETLSGVGKEVWTQTEETNAAPLVLPLASFEAVEVGAFQNVTQPDYPQCVPVAVFCPPKDNQPHQFSCSTPPAGAKEASHSAALVPARTDPPPLTHFSQQMLSETPEPQSSWTGSQGPDRDAVAAEESEDEDFEHFQDNIPGFINYFVNKSKEQDQGHRRRGRGGQRGERAARSGQQRVRRPRGRPRGSRGQRTGTQIVVDVPTVKISRLQKMFLHRWGVKTPRTGQGGGTVGKMLCLKTRDGLTPTRRQRGCSQAWKLSPIKKDQPRIMGGERSSLRQQKSLQENQTQVSRNRSSSVSVPSSSSSTRPMQTSSAHTSLPHAAPHAPGASPILHTTPLPPQEEQPEHIDRLLEEVMMGLHILPEDNNTPAQQQCPLPISSNTLDSSQTRSKQQDPPTGSEGPVLQQQFEGELNEILDSFLQSFEQHVESCRVREDCEESNANSSDASRRCTVQTQTRSSSDPQEQEAGQVRSSQAAINGHHSRSPQAEPSEAPAVGDVLSIDSQKATKKTRKRKRAKTFMLSLEKKVQKKRKKDAEAKSVNEQADNRQKHSSKTLENKAQNSLPPEKCLCDHVSRGLKVYPIRSRKTRELSEELPLAEESPPAEQGHRSRRGRKRAQSPILSNEAEETVQVDSGNDSDDQAEDHQEEREEDFTLLLRKDLEDPTLGGRKREAACEETSHTSTIRKRPCIDQTPPLARETLSPSFGPEDLSSTEQDEVIDVETVSLRSESDYLQDTKLKEEEKLGQVIRMEIKSSDDDDDEIIDLEGDQEEQGSLI; the protein is encoded by the exons atgaaaaaatatgtatttttaagaaaattacttttctgtgtttgtttgtgctgtGGGAGGGAAAATCTAGAAGAAGACCGGGATTTTTGTAGACG AAAACGGAGGTGGGGGATGTACACCCTCCAAAAGCCTGATTTTGAAGTCCTCCTCCTTGCTGAGCTGCAGCGACAACAACGGTGCAAACATTTGTGTGATGTATTACTCAAGGCGAAAG ATGCTTCAGTGCCCGTGCACGGCTGCATTCTGTCAGCTCTCAGTCCCTCCATCTACTCGGCTCTCTCCTCCTTGCCGCCTCCTGCAGGACAGAGTTGGCTCCTGGAGTTCCCAACTTTGGGTGCCTCCACCTTGCTCCACCTGGTCAGTCTCTTTTACACGGGAAGGATGACAGGAGTGGCAGAAAACGAGAAGCAGGAGGCCATTTCTGCTGCGGCTATGCTAGGAATCCATGGATTGGTGGAAGTGATTGAAACAGATGACAGAAGGAGGGCAGAGCTGTGTCGCTGCAAAGAGGTAGAAGTACAAACAGAACCccggaggagggaggaggatgagggGCAACGGGGTAGGTGGAGGCGAGAGGTGGTGGAAGGGAACACTTACCTTTGGAAAGAGACACTGTCGGGTGTTGGAAAAGAGGTGTGGACTCAAACAGAAGAGACAAACGCAGCCCCCCTTGTTCTTCCACTGGCTTCCTTTGAGGCAGTTGAGGTGGGGGCCTTTCAGAATGTAACACAACCAGATTACCCTCAGTGTGTCCCTGTTGCTGTATTCTGCCCTCCAAAGGACAACCAGCCTCACCAGTTTTCATGCTCCACCCCTCCAGCTGGTGCTAAAGAAGCCTCTCATTCTGCTGCACTGGTGCCAGCCAGGAcagaccccccaccccttaCTCATTTTTCCCAACAGATGTTGTCAGAGACCCCTGAGCCTCAGAGCAGCTGGACTGGTTCTCAGGGGCCAGACAGAGATGCAGTGGCAGCGGAAGAGTCAGAGGACGAGgactttgaacattttcaagacAACATCCCCGGATTCATCAACTACTTTGTGAACAAAAGCAAAGAGCAAGACCAGGGACACAGGAGGAGAGGCAGGGGGGGGCAGAGAGGTGAGCGTGCAGCCAGATCAGGTCAGCAGAGAGTCAGGAGACCGCGAGGGAGGCCCCGCGGCTCAAGAGGGCAGAGAACGGGGACTCAAATAGTGGTGGATGTGCCGACTGTGAAGATAAGCAGGCTGCAGAAGATGTTTCTACATAGGTGGGGGGTAAAAACACCCAGGACGGGTCAGGGCGGAGGAACGGTTGGCAAGATGTTGTGTCTGAAGACTAGAGATGGTTTGACACCAACAAGGAGACAGAGAGGATGCAGCCAGGCGTGGAAGCTCAGCCCGATCAAAAAGGATCAGCCGAGGATCATGGGAGGGGAAAGGAGCTCCCTCCGTCAGCAG AAAAGTCTTCAGGAGAACCAAACCCAGGTTTCCAGGAACAGATCATCCTCCGTTTCTGTTCCCTCATCATCCTCCTCCACCAGACCCATGCAGACATCTTCAGCTCACACCTCACTTCCCCATGCTGCCCCCCACGCGCCCGGGGCGTCGCCCATCCTCCACACcacccctcttcctcctcaggagGAGCAGCCCGAGCACATTGACCGTCTTCTGGAGGAGGTCATGATGGGGCTTCATATTTTACCAGAGGACAACAACACACCTGCACAGCAACAGTGTCCTCTTCCAATCAGCAGCAACACTCTTGATTCCTCGCAAACCCGTAGCAAGCAGCAGGACCCCCCCACGGGCTCGGAGGGGCCGGTTTTGCAGCAGCAGTTTGAAGGAGAGCTGAATGAAATTCTGGACAGTTTTCTACAATCCTTTGAGCAGCACGTTGAGAGCTGTCGTGTCAGAGAGGATTGTGAGGAGAGTAATGCCAACTCCTCAGATGCCAGCCGGCGTTGCACCGTCCAGACTCAAACCAGGAGCTCGAGCGACCCTCAGGAACAGGAAGCTGGACAGGTCAGAAGTTCTCAGGCAGCCATAAACGGACATCATTCGCGATCGCCGCAGGCAGAGCCGAGTGAAGCCCCTGCTGTTGGTGACGTCCTCTCTATAGATTCCCAGAAAGctacaaagaaaacaagaaaaaggaaaagggcAAAGACCTTTATGCTCTCACTGGAGAAGAAAGttcagaaaaagaggaagaaggacGCAGAGGCCAAAAGTGTCAATGAGCAGGCAGACAATCGGCAGAAACACAGCAGCAAGACTCTAGAAAATAAG gcCCAGAACAGTTTACCTCCTGAAAAATGCCTGTGTGACCACGTGTCCAGAGGCTTAAAGGTTTATCCAATCCGAAGCAGAAAAACCAGAGAGCTCTCTGAG gAACTCCCTCTAGCTGAAGAATCCCCCCCAGCAGAGCAAGGTCACAGGTCAAGAAGAGGCAGAAAAAGAGCTCAATCTCCCATCCTGTCTAATGAAGCAGAGGAGACAGTTCAGGTGGATTCTGGGAATGACTCAGATGACCAAGCAGAGGATCATCAAGAGGAACGTGAGGAAGACTTTACCCTGCTGCTACGTAAAGATCTTGAAGATCCGACACTCGGGGGAAGAAAGAGGGAAGCAGCATGTGAGGAAACGAGTCACACTTCCACCATACGCAAAAGGCCTTGCATTGACCAGACGCCGCCGCTTGCTCGGGAAACACTCTCACCATCTTTTGGACCTGAGGACCTCTCCTCTACAGAGCAGGACGAAGTCATCGATGTGGAAACGGTTTCTCTGAGAAGCGAGAGCGATTATCTCCAAGACACAAAACTAAAGGAAGAAGAGAAGTTGGGACAGGTGATAAGAATGGAGATAAAGAGCagcgatgatgatgatgatgagatcATCGATTTGGAAGGAGATCAGGAGGAGCAGGGGAGTCTCATTTAG